The Nymphalis io chromosome 14, ilAglIoxx1.1, whole genome shotgun sequence genome has a segment encoding these proteins:
- the LOC126773189 gene encoding dmX-like protein 2 isoform X1 has translation MNCHQVLSGACNSGDQCFAVGSVEGIPFTAYAAGCNIVILASNFERVQIIPGAIHGYVRISSLDCSTDTGKIAAAYGAEVCIFEPTPLIHTAATTHGLEYRWVQTGKLVADGPITALSWNLEGTRLLTGGKILQLWHQASLYQDDSQPSSGVTFQIGGDKDEKIKPPEEEEPDWICVWQCHTATPAHHLAFSPDGVLFATSGVNDRLVKIWYQNKVLVQANSEHNPPDLNYTFIYVAHPRAVTHLSWRKTSKYMPKGSVGNVLVTSCVDNICRVWAETLLPEDEWGGCVTAHARSPPRRQRATHRHKHRFMQRLKHMKTCFHIRRTAQSSKQPGAPIPTLPSTYSAHDFHNPSHTTSYTGGLHFHLAASINAETDIPLVPSLAGGGRFILHWLHNKEMHFTSQAEAILHDLTKKILDKEETDEGGSGSEHTTHPDGENETTSGNHSHPSLSNTTSINSIATDVTCTHLPDSLDAKIEALLRDWHQSPDLLFSIHPVDGSFLIWVCEWLDELQAGAIRQAQVSFSARIPSAFPLGDATTMCTPAALYHAAAQPLYVRHRTKPVSPGQPQGETVTTPLASVQEEKEETEWPQGDDKATQQDNSTREEHNNEMKRKSSVATEENNENQEGDVLESAPVISMVTNHTNGTLNLWQLTFDDKSKFSQVLSIGHASRASGHRFRVNDITCHPVLPLLLTTSHHNISDNERDTAGADVDAAAGGLCSELIMWRVECVGPLGKSGGVAELARVNSPHLSAFSNVAWLPTLLPSTTLGNLSNSPSACFVASDGESLRLFQAVIDARTLLAEIATSERRHKDVLHHDTMSMSSDSTIEDGGVPLHDRIKIVSQQSTARPGAIIQLHAIADATHDWHNTQLLHVFQEQLITGERTTSDTESSDSGVEGPEVNTITEAGLEAIVDLRKAAVFNEPFYIVVLERTDGGSTVHMWRLTVSSQADPSDDFTNSMMYVPDSALVQEEEGESRKNSVSMDTDRPAAPAVNSHLSITTKKVCECPLSLPDGVDVIHATPAAGHLSSASIYPACLAPYILATACSDSTLRFWKCNVSKKENDDFEYTWKEWEMMNKDQESTIDIPGQPLHISAAYSGRIACAYKCGRSFTRPRAPGGAAPDARFVNLCVCVYECESTGGAEWLLEDTIPLRNVSLPRVGVCADTQIDLSYLHDTSFMQKKQRLTQVLQTLSSDESRNNRNGEGDTGKSAGLLAVPSFSTLQSLRRSIMENGNTCPLTQKHLVQLDWVSKEDGSHILTVAVGSRVLLFTPVSSDLAQANLKAMKESINNNRPILRKASSLAAPLFVEEIRWMQLRRIQLKTADGLPPLPMQISWVRDGILVVGMDSEMHVYSQWKPETPQISSGQAMNQEQEEGGESRALRDSDLRISAPHLQRVSSINLQLLERDARRRNKTQPDQPQPLLDYMPDYGLFEASQMACPVLPQYHPKQLMELLNSGKIRWVKAILAHLVRCMGGTYTSRSSQGDEDSLSRQRGWSRSRTLSVSFAAGAASPLDGAAQITEDVQLDYAELTSVPPLPLWTLLVADKESAHHPSTIQEAKDYNELFEGTMEVEEDLDALLLGEDEGIDRRPSMPERQPLSHFGPRQGRILSRLLTHTHLPGLSSLDQMHLLALADTVSTCDADFAERLTNNARVDVAQGAGQEILPDSLDDCGLRFLLAMKHYGYLLRCLPLAQRATLQRTGVGTCNLVWAFHSETHEQLLALVPGYTKGQPKWSTMRELGVGWWVRGDLLRICVERLARASYMAKQDPMDAALYYLAMKKKTLLWGLFRSNRDDKMTSFFANDFGEDRWRKAALKNAFVLLGKQRFEHAAAFFLLGGALKDALEVLITRLGDLQLAMVVARLYESDNTLPSSLRKLLMDEILGGDTEEGDVDLERAHPDPFVRSMALWELKRHGEALDTLLSPAGRLHAARDNEPMPSVFNFYVYLRTHPRLKRNNMPSQGGTLALLQQEAEEGITRLERRLYFQTAHGHFKAGCPALALEVLSKLPARVREEKVRQPPVSAPSVDDSVIHTGQLVEDTIVKKEEDTMDWGKPAVDVDWGAPVATTKTDELVLSWDDDEEEKSAGSGASTPPIEIKMNKTEEPAVKETIDTEKEEEPPTVDIMAQQLKFVACLKILMEELSTLATGFEVDGGHLRYQLYIWLEREVEALHRLCGYVSAPGAAAGGELICADGESLPLPDKPTLHQLLIREKADFEAKVQRAVRRKKWLKANETLLRTLLSYCSLHGAGGGGLASVRMELVLLLQELGQDKQHQQLLSPLPFPTTLPLLAAAVATNNTVVADPVRHLQAVAHDMLGTIGELGVPGGSATRILHTLRELAVALSACIYQSLCDSDTFSVKHTQHYDGMIADTPGTTNLLVRPRRYSTEDLTVTTPPNKWPGVSALRGLALRAAEEEEAPRLPVLLAEAFCAVYLALLGWALAARDAHLLYRLAAHTADNKAHAKLFGGGVRRLLTTAPAQPQPKLVERTEGTSVWSSLREKRALLHMRLLGLGPTAPHKNIQEGRPTYREQFVPPLCSILTFLLTKPTAEQDPENNDYDSAESGAEDADESGSEPDDDDIFDTSNTKTEKRRKGPNTEHCDADSYSWYVMRVAVLRLAQHKLQNFLQLCGIEMSELATTSPTVHGALRRVEQWQQQLTETLESRAAPPNYIPGCFPDQQTSGPPINKYRCLLEKHNTPFNTALFSTAPAQRLWNFLVRQEQVQEVFIRAVFSRRRAAGAARAAPARADDEHGPVRIIHKEQDSIAAFCLNRVGGGLLAVATAREVQEMDVSLLLKGGACWAEDECEVDLLALSSDPASLPDTGFLLIQHQDKNNGSSVPGTGNSSPLNPNAPQAPVGMASQTGRGASVHERRASQSKPTGHEAYVVTVLKHKIDNIKRMAAHPSQPLYLTGGADGSVQLWEWGHPSCVWSPRAPGAFAKVTRVRFSDYGNKFAASDADGNLALWQLHPSASASVAAGVANQAHASPRPFFTHQCHSKGISDFVFLGSCSLVATAGHSSESKNVAIWDTLMPIKKALVVSWTCHEGGAACVAWAGQAGALVSCGRRGDVLVWDLRARVPRHKLNAHHAPIKCVALSPREDYYAIGAADGDIKVFSLATHQLLHTFAGEHARSSFFKHIGQGVTQIHIDGAGRLFSCGADGTMKVRKLPERDAPHHAHHPHYPHYS, from the exons ATGAACTGTCATCAAGTACTTAGTGGTGCCTGTAATTCAGGAGATCAATGTTTTGCTGTTGGTTCAGTCGAAGGGATACCTTTTACT gcaTATGCAGCAGGATGTAATATAGTGATACTTGCTTCAAACTTTGAACGTGTTCAAATAATACCTGGTGCCATCCATGGCTATGTTCGTATTAGCTCTCTTGACTGCAGCACTGATACCGGAAAAATTGCCGCAGCATATGGTGCAGAAGTGTGTATTTTTGAACCAACACCTCTAATACATACGGCTGCCACTACTCAT ggcCTAGAATATCGGTGGGTGCAAACAGGCAAACTGGTGGCGGATGGTCCGATCACTGCTCTTTCATGGAACCTAGAAGGCACGCGGCTCCTTACCGGAGGCAAGATCCTACAACTATGGCACCAAGCATCGCTATATCAGGACGACAGTCAAC caAGCTCAGGCGTCACATTCCAAATAGGTGGAGATAAAGATGAAAAAATAAAGCCTCCCGAAGAGGAAGAGCCT GATTGGATATGTGTATGGCAATGTCACACAGCGACGCCTGCGCACCATCTCGCGTTCTCTCCGGACGGCGTGCTGTTCGCCACCTCCGGCGTCAACGATAGGCTCGTCAAGATATGGTATCAAAATAAAG TATTAGTTCAAGCGAATAGCGAACACAACCCACCCGATCTGAACTACACGTTCATTTACGTAGCACACCCGCGGGCCGTCACACATCTGTCATGGCGAAAAACCAGCAAGTATATGCCCAA GGGCAGCGTAGGCAACGTGTTAGTGACGTCATGCGTGGACAACATCTGCCGCGTGTGGGCGGAGACGCTTCTCCCGGAGGACGAGTGGGGTGGCTGCGTCACCGCGCACGCGCGCTCCCCGCCGCGCCGACAGCGCGCCACGCACCGACACAAGCACCGCTTTATGCAGCGCTTGAAGCACATGAA AACATGTTTCCACATCCGGCGGACGGCGCAGTCGTCGAAGCAGCCGGGAGCGCCGATACCCACGCTCCCCTCCACGTACAGTGCGCACGATTTTCATAATCCCTCCCACACTACGTCCTACACCGGAG GTCTCCATTTTCATCTAGCGGCATCTATCAACGCGGAAACCGACATCCCGCTTGTACCGTCGCTTGCTGGCGGCGGTCGCTTCATATTGCACTGGTTACACAATAAGGAGATGCACTTCACGAGCCAAGCTGAGGCGATACTACACGATCTTactaaaaaa ATTTTAGATAAAGAAGAAACGGATGAGGGAGGTTCTGGGTCAGAACACACAACACATCCGGATGGAGAGAATGAAACAA CTAGTGGCAACCACAGTCACCCCAGCTTATCCAACACAACATCTATAAACTCGATAGCGACGGACGTCACATGTACGCATCTACCAGATTCGCTTGATGCTAAAATAGAGGCCCTGCTGCGGGACTGGCACCAGAGTCCAGATTTATTGTTTTCTATACATCCCGTCGACGGCAGCTTCCTCATATG GGTGTGCGAGTGGCTGGACGAGCTGCAGGCGGGCGCCATCCGGCAGGCGCAGGTGTCGTTCTCGGCGCGCATCCCGTCCGCCTTCCCGCTGGGCGACGCCACCACCATGTGCACGCCGGCCGCGCTGTACCACGCCGCCGCGCAGCCGCTCTACGTGCGCCACCGCACCAAGCCCGTGTCGCCCG GTCAACCTCAAGGCGAAACTGTTACGACACCCCTAGCGAGCGTACAAGAAGAAAAAGAGGAAACGGAGTGGCCACAGGGCGACGACAAAGCTACCCAACAGGACAACA gTACGCGAGAGGAgcataataatgaaatgaaaagaaaatcaaGTGTCGCTACAGAAGAAAACAATGAAAATCAAGAGGGAGACGTTTTGGAGTCTGCGCCCGTCATCTCAATGGTGACGAATCACACTAATGGAACATTGAACTTGTGGCAATTAACATTCGATGACAAATCGAAATTTTCAcag gTGCTATCAATCGGACACGCTTCTAGAGCATCCGGACATAGATTTAGAGTTAACGACATCACATGCCATCCAGTATTACCATTATTACTTACTACAAGTCACCACAATATATCAG ACAACGAGCGCGACACGGCGGGCGCGGACGTGGACGCGGCGGCGGGCGGGCTGTGCTCGGAGCTCATCATGTGGCGCGTGGAGTGCGTGGGCCCGCTGGGCAAGTCGGGCGGCGTGGCCGAGCTGGCGCGCGTCAACTCGCCGCACCTGTCCGCCTTCAGCAACGTGGCCTGGCTGCCTACGCTGCTGCCGAG CACTACACTTGGAAATTTGTCAAATTCTCCTTCCGCCTGTTTCGTGGCCAGTGACGGTGAAAGCTTAAGACTGTTTCAAGCGGTTATCGATGCGCGGACGTTACTAGCTGAGATCGCTACCTCGGAAAGGCGCCATAAAGATGTACTG CATCACGACACCATGTCGATGTCGTCGGATTCAACGATCGAAGACGGCGGAGTGCCTCTGCACGACCGCATCAAGATCGTGTCCCAGCAGTCCACGGCGCGACCCGGCGCCATTATCCAGCTGCACGCCATCGCCGACGCGACACACGACTGGCACAACACACAACTGTTGCACGTGTTTCAAGAGCAATTAATTACCG gtGAACGAACAACAAGCGATACAGAAAGTTCGGATTCAGGCGTAGAAGGTCCTGAAGTCAACACAATCACAGAAGCTGGTTTAGAAGCAATAGTAGATTTGAGAAAGGCTGCGGTTTTCAATGAACCGTTTTATATCGTTGTCTTAGAAAGAACTGATGGTGGCTCTACGGTACATATGTGGAGACTTACTGTATCTTCCCAGGCTGATCCTTCTG atgattTTACAAATAGTATGATGTACGTGCCGGATAGTGCCCTAGTGCAAGAGGAAGAAGGAGAATCTAGAAAGAATTCTGTGTCAATGGATACAGACCGACCTGCTGCACCCGCTGTTAATTCACACCTCTCTATCACAACTAAAAAG GTATGCGAGTGTCCGCTGTCGCTGCCCGATGGCGTTGATGTAATTCACGCAACTCCTGCTGCAGGACATCTGAGTTCAGCCTCTATTTATCCAGCCTGTTTAGCGCCATACATACTAGCCACGGCTTGTTCCGACAGCACCTTAAG GTTTTGGAAATGTAACGTTAGTAAAAAGGAAAACGACGATTTCGAGTACACGTGGAAGGAGTGGGAAATGATGAACAAGGATCAAGAGTCTACCATAGACATTCCAG GTCAGCCGCTGCACATCAGCGCGGCGTACTCGGGCCGCATCGCGTGCGCGTACAAGTGCGGGCGCTCCTTCACGCGGCCGCGCGCGCCCGGCGGCGCCGCGCCCGACGCGCGCTTCGTCAACCTGTGCGTGTGCGTCTACGAGTGCGAGAGCACGGGCGGCGCCGAGTGGCTGCTCGAGGACACCATCCCGCTGCGCAACGTCAGCCTGCCGCGCGTGGGCGTCTGCGCCGACACGCAGATCGACCTCTCCTATCTGCACGACACCTCCTTCATGCAGAAGAAGCAGAGGCTGACGCAG GTGTTACAAACGTTGTCCTCCGACGAGAGCCGCAATAACCGCAACGGCGAGGGCGATACCGGCAAGTCGGCCGGTCTTCTAGCGGTCCCGTCGTTCAGTACTCTCCAGTCTTTGCGCCGGAGCATTATGGAGAACGGCAACACGTGCCCGCTCACTCAGAAACATCTCGTCCAACTCGACTGGGTGTCTAAGGAAGATGGATCGCACATATTGACGGTTGCCGTTGGTTCCCGCGTGCTTCTTTTCACACCAGTTTCTAGTGACTTGGCGCAAGCTAATTTAAAG GCTATGAaagaatcaataaataataaccgGCCAATACTCCGGAAAGCGTCTTCGTTAGCTGCACCGTTATTCGTTGAGGAAATACGCTGGATGCAGCTACGAAGAATCCAATTGAAGACGGCCGATGGTTTGCCACCTTTACCAATGCAGATATCTTGGGTCCGAGACGGAATATTAGTTGTTGGAATGGACTCTGAAATGCATGTTTACTCGCAGTGGAAGCCCGAAACTCCTCAGATTTCTTCTGGACAAGCAATGAATCAG GAACAAGAGGAAGGCGGTGAATCGCGTGCACTCCGTGATTCTGATTTACGGATATCCGCACCGCACTTACAACGGGTGTCGTCTATTAATCTCCAGCTGTTAGAACGCGATGCTAGAAGAAGAAACAAAACACAACCCGATCAACCACAA cctCTTCTGGACTACATGCCAGACTATGGTTTATTCGAAGCATCACAAATGGCTTGTCCGGTGTTACCACAGTATCATCCCAAGCAACTGATGGAGCTACTTAATAGCGGAAAAATTCGATGGGTCAAAGCCATTCTCGCTCATTTAGTCAG GTGTATGGGTGGTACATACACGagtcgtagttcccaaggtgacGAGGATAGTTTATCTAGACag CGCGGGTGGTCGCGGTCGCGCACGCTGTCCGTGTCGTTCGCCGCGGGCGCCGcctcgccgctagatggcgccgCACAG ataaccGAAGATGTGCAGCTCGATTATGCAGAGCTGACATCAGTACCGCCATTACCTCTCTGGACCTTACTTGTCGCGGACAAGGAGTCCGCACATCATCCGTCCACTATTCAAGAAGCTAAG GATTATAATGAACTATTTGAAGGAACTATGGAAGTAGAAGAAGATCTTGATGCTCTTTTGCTAGGCGAGGACGAAGGCATCGACCGTCGACCTTCGATGCCGGAACGACAGCCCCTTTCACACTTTGGACCACGACAAG GACGCATCCTCTCGCGGCTCCTAACTCATACGCACCTCCCCGGATTGAGCTCACTGGACCAGATGCATCTGCTCGCTCTAGCGGATACGGTGTCTACATGCGACGCGGACTTCGCAGAGCGGCTAACGAACAACGCGAGAGTAGATGTGGCTCAGGGCGCCGGACAAGAGATACTACCTG ACTCATTAGACGACTGCGGGCTGCGATTCCTCCTCGCTATGAAGCACTACGGCTACCTGCTGCGCTGCCTACCGCTGGCCCAGCGCGCCACGCTGCAGCGCACCGGCGTCGGCACCTGCAACCTCGTGTGGGCCTTCCACTCGGAGACGCACGAGCAACTGCTCGCTCTCGTGCCGGGTTACACCAAGGGGCAGCCGAAGTGGTCGACTATGAGAGAATTAG GCGTGGGCTGGTGGGTGCGCGGGGACTTGCTGCGAATATGTGTGGAGCGACTCGCGCGCGCCTCTTACATGGCCAAGCAGGACCCCATGGACGCCGCGCTCTACTACCTAGCCATGAAGAAGAAAACGCTACTATGGGGGCTGTTCCGCTCCAATCGAGACGACAAAATGACCTCG TTCTTTGCGAATGACTTCGGTGAGGATAGATGGCGCAAAGCGGCGTTGAAAAACGCATTCGTTTTACTGGGAAAGCAACGTTTTGAACATGCGGCAGCATTTTTCTTATTGGGTGGAGCCTTGAAAGATGCGTTGgag gtACTCATAACACGATTAGGAGACCTACAACTGGCAATGGTGGTCGCACGTCTATATGAATCGGATAACACTTTGCCCAGCAGCTTGAGGAAATTACTAATGGACGAGATACTGGG CGGCGACACCGAGGAGGGCGACGTGGACCTGGAGCGCGCGCACCCCGACCCGTTCGTGCGCTCCATGGCGCTGTGGGAGCTCAAGCGGCACGGCGAGGCGCTCGACACGCTGCTGAGCCCGGCCGGCCGCCTGCACGCCGCGCGCGACAACGAGCCCATGCCCAGCGTCTTCAACTTCTACGTCTACCTGCGCACGCACCCGCGCCTCAAGCGCAACAACATGCCCAGCCAG GGTGGCACCCTAGCCCTCCTCCAGCAGGAAGCGGAGGAAGGCATAACGCGGCTAGAACGCCGCCTGTACTTCCAAACGGCGCACGGACATTTTAAGGCGGGTTGTCCGGCGCTGGCTCTCGAGGtgctctccaagctgccggcgcGAGTGCGAGAGGAGAAGGTCCGGCAGCCGCCCGTGTCTGCGCCCTCCGTGGACGACAGCGTCATTCACACGGGACAGCTGGTTGAAGACACGATTGTCAAAA aagAAGAAGATACTATGGATTGGGGTAAACCAGCCGTAGACGTAGACTGGGGCGCTCCAGTCGCAACTACTAAGACTGATGAACTCGTTCTTAGTTGGGACGACGATGAAGAAGAAAA gTCAGCCGGTTCGGGAGCGTCTACGCCaccaatagaaataaaaatgaacaagACAGAGGAACCCGCTGTAAAAGAAACTATTGATACGGAAAAAGAGGAAGAACCTCCCACAGTCGATATAATGGCACAGCAGCTGAAGTTTGTCGCTTGCCTCAAGATATTGATGGAGGAGCTTAGTACACTGGCGACCGGCTTCGAAGTTGACG GTGGTCACCTCCGCTACCAGCTGTACATCTGGCTGGAGCGCGAGGTGGAGGCGCTGCACCGCCTGTGCGGGTACGTGTCCGCGCCCGGCGCCGCGGCGGGCGGGGAGCTCATCTGCGCCGACGGGGAGTCGCTGCCGCTGCCGGACAAGCCCACCTTGCATCAGCTGCTCATCAGGGAGAAGGCGGACTTTGAGGCTAAGGTGCAGAGAGCGGTGCGACGCAAGAAGTGGTTGAAAG ccAACGAAACCCTTCTGCGCACTCTGCTATCGTATTGCTCGCTTCACGGCGCTGGAGGAGGCGGCCTGGCCTCTGTGCGCATGGAACTGGTGTTGCTGCTGCAAGAACTGGGTCAAGACAAGCAGCACCAGCAGTTGCTCTCGCCGCTGCCTTTCCCCACTACGCTGCCACTGCTTGCCGCAGCTGTGGCCACGAACAACACCGTTGTTGCCGATCCCGTCAGGCATTTACAG GCCGTGGCGCACGACATGCTGGGCACGATCGGCGAGCTGGGCGTGCCGGGCGGCTCGGCGACGCGCATCCTGCACACGCTGCGGGAGCTGGCGGTGGCGCTGTCCGCCTGCATCTACCAGAGCCTCTGCGACTCCGACACCTTCAGCGTCAAGCACACGCAGCACTACGATGG tatGATTGCCGATACCCCCGGTACTACTAACCTACTTGTCAGACCGCGGCGATATTCTACTGAAGATCTTACAGTTACAACGCCTCCTAACAAATGGCcag GTGTGTCAGCCCTACGTGGGCTAGCTCTTCGCGCTGCAGAGGAGGAAGAGGCTCCCAGACTTCCAGTCCTTCTAGCGGAAGCTTTCTGTGCAGTCTACTTAGCCCTGCTAGGGTGGGCCTTAGCGGCTAGAGACGCGCACTTACTGTACAGATTAGCGGCTCATACTGCAGATAATAAGGCTCATGCGAAGCTCTTCGGTGGAGGCGTTAGAAGACTGCTGACTACAGCACCTGCTCAGCCACAG CCGAAACTAGTTGAGCGAACCGAAGGCACCTCGGTTTGGTCATCCCTGCGGGAAAAGAGAGCTCTGTTGCACATGCGACTGTTAGGTTTGGGACCTACCGCGCCACATAAGAACATTCAAGAAGGTCGGCCTACATACAGGGAACAGTTTGTTCCACCACTATGCAGCATACTGACTTTCCTACTCACAAAG CCTACTGCTGAACAAGACCCTGAAAACAATGATTACGATTCAGCCGAATCAGGAGCCGAAGATGCAGATGAAAGTGGAAGCGAACCAGACGACGATGATATCTTCGACACCTCTAAtacaaa AACTGAGAAGCGTCGCAAGGGCCCGAACACGGAACACTGCGATGCGGACTCGTACTCGTGGTACGTGATGCGCGTCGCCGTGCTGCGACTCGCGCAGCACAAGCTGCAGAACTTCCTGCAGCTCTGCGGGATCGAGATGTCTG AATTGGCAACAACTAGTCCCACTGTGCACGGGGCGCTCCGTCGCGTAGAGCAGTGGCAGCAACAACTCACTGAGACGCTGGAGTCGCGCGCCGCCCCGCCCAACTACATCCCGGGCTGCTTCCCCGACCAGCAGACGTCTGGTCCGCCCATCAACAAATACAG atgCCTCTTGGAAAAACATAATACGCCATTTAATACGGCGTTGTTTAGTACGGCACCGGCCCAACGACTATGGAACTTCTTAGTTCGACAAGAACAAGTCCAA GAGGTGTTCATCCGCGCGGTGTTCtcgcggcggcgcgcggcgggcgcggcgcgcgcggcgccggCGCGCGCGGACGACGAGCACGGGCCCGTGCGCATCATACACAAGGAGCAGGACTCCATCGCCGCCTTCTGTCTCAACCGC GTAGGCGGTGGCCTCCTTGCAGTCGCTACGGCTCGAGAAGTTCAGGAGATGGACGTTTCCTTGCTACTGAAAGGTGGCGCCTGCTGGGCGGAGGATGAGTGTGAAGTGGATCTTTTAGCTCTCTCCTCAGATCCTGCGTCGTTGCCGGACACCGGCTTCCTGCTTATACAACATCAAGATAA AAATAACGGCAGTTCTGTACCTGGTACTGGTAACAGTTCGCCACTCAACCCCAACGCACCACAAGCTCCCGTGGGCATGGCCAGCCAGACCGGAAGAGGTGCTAGCGTG CACGAGCGAAGGGCAAGCCAATCAAAGCCAACTGGTCACGAAGCGTACGTTGTCACA